Proteins encoded in a region of the Octopus sinensis linkage group LG8, ASM634580v1, whole genome shotgun sequence genome:
- the LOC115214973 gene encoding ATP-dependent RNA helicase DDX24 yields the protein MANKSESDWKPIEIDPQFFSDKEFRNLVCIEEVTDYKIVNGQIILGSESIEQAPKRKLTQNSSQKKKRKRAKLRKNADVSEKKLLSDKNSTEPSKTKGQAHSTTASLPDMGAWAHLPVPEPVLQAIAEQGFTQPTPIQNECLIPAIEYKQDIVGAAATGSGKTLAFGIPILYNIMEDEKIKASKSKKLETDNENNESSLAPENENEGKSNDENETLKKDNDSQNVEINVMATDRELLEDEVEDEDDEDGVFKNFEDSQISDEDGLKALILTPTRELAVQVKNHLVAVAKYTKIKVVAIIGGMSEQRQERILKRRPHIIVATPGRLWELYNKRNPYILTVKSIQYLVIDEADRMVEKGHFEELQKLLSILRHFTKMTQKRRQTFLFSATLTLAHMGPQRKLSRKFQANLLTTEGKIRMMMYKMGLKKGAKMVDLTEKTRTAEKLSEAKVLCEREKKDVYLYYFLKQHPGRTLVFCNSKDSIRRLVSIFTLLECHPLPLHSDMHQKQRLRNLERFSSSPNALLLATDIAARGLDIPKIDHVIHFQVPHTMENYIHRSGRTARASEEGLTVLLISPEEQKGYRKILFSLDRTKDFDQFPVDNSYIPAINVRMQLALKIDSEEHRFDKKKHENNWFRKTAEEMDIELDEDNLYDLGDSRDQANLRHKIASMKMQLQTMLKTKLVSKKLVTKYPTKMGKLRDPMEISNSSSSAISELQNQKLLMKDKKKQKKKIVIKDVNELKKNNLIEKKRQKAMRRKKRKELLMKQFSE from the exons ATGGCGAACAAATCTGAATCAGATTGGAAACCGATCGAGATCGACCCACAATTTTTTTCTGACAAGGAATTTAGGAACCTTGTCTGCATAGAAGAAGTTACTGACTATAAAATTGTGAATGGACAGATTATTTTAGgctct GAATCAATAGAACAAGCACCAAAGAGAAAATTGACTCAAAATTCTtcacagaagaaaaaaaggaaaagggccAAACTTc gtAAAAATGCGGATGTTTCTGAAAAGAAGCTATTGTCTG ATAAAAACAGCACAGAACCATCAAAGACAAAAGGCCAAGCACATTCCACTACAGCATCTTTACCAG ATATGGGTGCTTGGGCTCATCTCCCGGTGCCTGAACCTGTCCTCCAAGCAATTGCTGAGCAAGGTTTTACTCAACCAACTCCAATACAGAACGAATGTCTGATTCCTGCTATTGAGTACAAGCAAGACATCGTTGGTGCTGCTGCAACT GGAAGTGGTAAAACTTTAGCCTTTGGAATCCCTATTTTATACAATATCATGGAAGATGAAAAGATTAAGGCATCTAAAAGCAAAAAGCTTGAAACCGATAATGAGAACAATGAAAGCAGCCTGGCTCCAGAGaatgaaaatgaaggaaagtcTAATGATGAGAACGAGACACTGAAAAAAGACAATGATAGTCAAAATGTTGAAATTAATGTCATGGCTACAGATCGTGAACTTTTAGAAGATGAagttgaagatgaagatgatgaagatggtgtatttaaaaattttgaagattCTCAGATTTCAGATGAGGATGGTTTAAAAGCTTTAATTCTCACTCCAACACGTGAACTGGCAGTACAAGTGAAAAACCATTTAGTTGCTGTAGCTAAATACACAAAAATTAAG GTGGTTGCTATTATTGGTGGGATGTCAGAACAGAGACAAGAACGCATCTTGAAGAGACGACCACATATTATTGTTGCCACACCAGGACGGCTTTGGGAACTCTATAAtaaa AGAAATCCTTACATCTTAACTGTGAAAAGCATCCAATATCTTGTCATTGATGAAGCTGATCGTATGGTAGAGAAAGGACATTTTGAGGAACTCCAGAAACTGCTCAGCATATTACGCCA TTTCACTAAAATGACTCAGAAGAGGCGTCAGACATTTTTATTCTCTGCCACTTTGACATTAGCCCACATGGGTCCTCAGCGAAAATTGTCGAGAAAGTTTCAAGCTAACCTGTTGACAACTGAAGGAAAAATCC gtatgatgATGTATAAGATGGGTCTGAAAAAAGGAGCCAAAATGGTTGATTTGACTGAAAAAACAAGAACGGCAGAGAAACTGTCTGAAGCCAAAGTTCTTTGTGAACGTGAAAAAAAG gatgtttatttatattactttttaaaaCAGCATCCTGGCCGAACGTTAGTATTTTGCAACAGCAAAGACTCTATTCGACGTTTAGTGTCCATTTTCACATTGCTCGAGTGCCACCCATTACCTTTACACTCTGACATGCATCAAAAACAGAGACTAAGAAACTTGGAGCGGTTTTCCT CCAGTCCTAATGCCTTGCTACTGGCTACAGACATTGCTGCTCGAGGTTTGGATATTCCCAAAATAGATCATGTTATTCACTTCCAAGTGCCCCATACAATGGAG aACTACATACACCGTAGTGGTCGTACAGCTCGAGCCTCCGAAGAAGGTTTAACAGTGTTGCTTATCTccccagaagaacagaaaggttacAGAAAGATTCTTTTTAGTTTGGACAGAA CCAAAGACTTTGACCAGTTTCCTGTTGACAATAGTTACATACCAGCAATAAATGTCAGGATGCAGTTAGCACTGAAAATTGATTCTGAAGAACACAG GTTTGAcaagaaaaaacatgaaaataactgGTTCCGGAAGACAGCAGAAGAGATGGACATCGAACTGGATGAAGATAACCT ATATGACCTTGGGGACTCAAGAGACCAAGCAAACCTACGACATAAAATCGCTTCCATGAAAATGCAGTTACAGACGATGTTGAAAACGAAACTAGTTTCTAAGAAACTAGTCACCAAGTACCCTACCAAAATGGGAAAACTTCGTGATCCCATGGAAATTA gcAATTCTTCTTCAAGTGCAATTAGTGAATTACAAAATCAGAAGTTGTTGATGAAGgacaagaagaaacagaaaaagaagattgttataaaagatgtgaatgaattaaagaaaaataatttaattgaaaAGAAACGTCAGAAGGCAATGAgacggaagaaaagaaaagaactgtTGATGAAACAATTCAGtgaataa